The Salvelinus alpinus chromosome 28, SLU_Salpinus.1, whole genome shotgun sequence genome includes a window with the following:
- the LOC139557500 gene encoding IQ motif and SEC7 domain-containing protein 1-like isoform X3 — protein MLERKYGGSFVSRRAARTIQTAFRQYRMNKNFERLRNSASESRMTRRIILSNMRLQYSFDDRQAQQQGAGTQTNFTHSVGIGPPHSPDTERTGDYTHLEDSFSKQVKSLADSIDDALTCRGGRDDSQEGSREGGGISDDFGECVWSSSSNPSSRRGLGERSRGGGGGLSMHGDSTATSYSDVTLYMDDCMPSSPLSLDRAPSSTDTEYWGPRGGVGGREDSRDTEGGGSSNSRRSTPCTECRDYRLRGAHLPLLTIEPPSDSSVDTSDRSDRGSLSRQIYEQEPAGGAGSPQGTLKHSPNTPRPVSTAAAQGQTRAPDRGPPLPTHIPHHVAHHHHHHPHHHQYPDTPSSSSSPQQPPTTPLSSSSSAALPPGGLEQPCLSDGDNDSLNSTTNSNETVNCSSGSSSQDSLREPLPPLGKQTYQRESRHSWDSPPFNNDVVQRRQYRIGLNLFNKKPEKGIQYLIERGFVSDTPVGIARFILERKGLSRQMIGEFLGNRQKQFNKDVLDCVVDEMDFSGMDLDDALRKFQAQIRVQGEAQKVERLIEAFSQRYCVCNPTLVRQFQNPDTIFILAFAIILLNTDMYSPNVKAERKMKIEDFIKNLRGVDNGQDIPRDLLVGIYQRIQKWELRTNDDHVSQVQAVERVIVGKKPVMSLPHRRLVCCCQLYEVPDPNRPQRTGVHQREVFLFNDLLVVTKIFQKKKTSVTYSFRQSFPLVEMQVHMFQNSYYLHGIRLTSAVLGGDSKVLIVFMAPSQQDRTRFVSDLRESIAEVQEMEKYRVESELEKQKGVMRTGLLTGLVGGGVGVKGEVVNGTLGRPSLDDNYSAGEGLKRSALSSSLRDLSDGGKRGRSNSVGSLDSTMEGSIISSPRPHQCYPVPGVVPGCYPTEDYRPHRPILSPGTGVGGGPGQQQTAAGMGVGGVPSSVERAGVGSGPGGGNTGSFLGSLFGSKRAKPPSPLIPPGPPYPAPVPPPTTGGPPPHSPSSLCQSEGGPSKIQALHAQYCHTAVVQPPPPYYHHHRYHVQAGPPLLPGGGVPPHILQRGPLPCRPPFGPPHAQLQQLAHLSQFSQHGMQGRYGNIAVGCPPPLSPHSQHSQNPQFALYHTQTPQSIRGCAVPSKPPLTLSHSHPHPHAHSHTHPGHPLSAAPHPTAHPHQSHFIFGTLPHQHQHQQPPASVNAHHATSAAQYQPQYPPLSSIPPPPPHSPLPPPSIPLTPLTPHPPQHPGQPQQGPQVTGAGATGTGVSSKSKPINRISTVV, from the exons ATGTTGGAGAGAAAGTACGGTGGCTCCTTCGTGAGCCGCAGAGCAGCCCGGACCATCCAGACGGCCTTCCGCCAGTACCGTATGAACAAGAACTTTGAGCGCCTCCGCAACTCGGCGTCCGAGAGCCGCATGACGCGACGCATCATTCTGTCCAACATGCGGCTGCAGTACTCATTTGACGACCGCCAGGCGCAGCAGCAGGGGGCCGGAACACAGACAAACTTCACACACAGTGTGGGTATCGGCCCTCCTCATTCACCTGACACAGAGCGGACAGGAGACTACACACACCTAGAAGACTccttctccaaacag GTAAAGTCCCTGGCTGACTCAATAGATGACGCCCTGACCTGCCGTGGAGGGCGGGATGACTCCCAAGAGGGTAGCAGGGAGGGCGGAGGCATCAGTGATGACTTTGGGGAGTGTGTGTGGAGCAGCAGCAGTAACCCCTCATCCCGCAGAGGCCTGGGTGAGAGATcccgaggaggtggaggaggcctCAGCATGCATGGAGACAGCACAGCCACCTCCTACAGTGATGTCACTCTATATATGGATGACTGCATGCCCTCCTCGCCCCTGTCTCTGGACCGGGCCCCCAGCAGCACAGACACAGAGTACTGGGGCCCCAGGGGAGGCGTGGGGGGCCGTGAGGACAGCAGGGATACTGAGGGAGGGGGTAGTAGTAACAGCCGTCGCAGCACCCCCTGCACGGAGTGTCGAGACTACCGTCTAAGGGGCGCCCACCTGCCTCTGCTCACCATCGAGCCCCCCAGCGACAGCTCCGTGGACACTAGCGACCGTTCAGACCGTGGCTCCCTCAGCAGACAGATCTATGAGCAGGAGCCAGCAGGAGGagcaggctctcctcagggaacCCTGAAACACTCCCCTAACACTCCCCGCCCTGTCTCCACAGCAGCAGCGCAGGGCCAGACCCGGGCCCCTGACCGGGGCCCCCCCCTGCCCACTCACATCCCCCATCACGTGgcacaccaccatcaccaccaccctcaCCACCACCAGTACCCAGACACCCCCTCGTCCTCGTCCTCCCCCCAGCagccccccaccacccccctgtcctcctcctcctctgctgcGCTGCCCCCTGGTGGCCTAGAGCAGCCCTGTCTGTCTGACGGGGACAACGACTCTCTCAACTCCACCACCAACTCCAACGAAACGGTGAACTGCAGCTCTGGCTCCTCGTCTCAGGACAGCTTGAGGGAGCCCCTACCCCCTCTGGGAAAGCAGACCTACcagagagagagtagacacaGCTGGGACTCACCGCCATTCAACAACGACGTAGTGCAAAGACGCCAGTACCGCATCGGACTCAACCTATTCAACAA GAAGCCAGAGAAAGGGATCCAGTACCTGATCGAGAGAGGCTTTGTGTCCGACACTCCGGTTGGGATCGCTCGCTTCATCCTGGAGAGGAAGGGCCTGAGCAGACAGATGATTGGAGAATTCCTTGGTAACCGGCAAAAACAGTTCAACAAGGACGTACTGGA TTGTGTGGTGGACGAGATGGATTTCTCTGGGATGGATCTGGACGATGCTCTGAGGAAGTTCCAGGCCCAGATCAGAGTTCAAGGAGAAGCCCAGAAAGTAGAGAGGCTCATAGAGGCTTTCAG TCAGCGGTACTGTGTGTGTAACCCAACGCTGGTCCGCCAGTTCCAGAACCCAGACACAATCTTCATCCTGGCCTTCGCCATCATCCTCCTCAACACGGATATGTACAGCCCCAACGTTAaggcagagaggaagatgaagatagAGGACTTCATCAAGAACCTCAGAG GAGTGGACAATGGCCAGGACATTCCCAGGGATCTGTTGGTTGGGATCTACCAGCGCATCCAGAAGTGGGAGCTAAGGACCAATGATGACCACGTGTCCCAAGTGCAGGCAGTGGAGAGAGTCATAGTAGGCAAAAAGCCT gtGATGTCTCTGCCACACCGCAGGCTGGTATGCTGCTGTCAGCTCTATGAGGTGCCTGACCCCAACCGACCCCAGAGGACAGGAGTTCACCAACGGGAGGTCTTCCTGTTCAATGACCTGCTGGTG GTGACTAAGATTTTCCAGAAGAAGAAGACTTCCGTGACGTACAGTTTCAGACAGTCCTTCCCTCTAGTGGAGATGCAAGTCCACATGTTCCAGAACTCCT ACTACCTCCACGGTATCCGTCTGACCTCAGCAGTGTTGGGTGGGGACAGTAAGGTCCTTATCGTGTTCATGGCTCCCAGTCAGCAGGACCGCACCCGCTTTGTCAGTGACCTGAGAGAGAGTATAGCTGAGGTGCAGGAGATGGAGAAGTACAGAGTAGAGT CTGAGTTGGAGAAGCAGAAAGGGGTGATGAGGACTGGCCTGCTGACCGGCTTGGTCGGAGGCGGAGTGGGGGTGAAGGGTGAGGTGGTGAACGGCACCCTGGGAAGGCCCAGTCTAGATGACAACTACTCTGCGGGAGAGGGACTGAAACGCTCCGCGCTCAGCTCATCTCTCAGAGACCTATCAGAcggag GGAAACGTGGTCGCAGTAACAGTGTTGGCTCCCTCGACAGTACCATGGAA GGTTCCATCATTAGCAGCCCCCGGCCCCACCAGTGTTACCCGGTTCCGGGCGTGGTCCCAGGCTGCTACCCTACAGAAGACTACCGGCCGCATCGCCCCATCCTGAGCCCCGGaacgggggtggggggtgggccgGGGCAACAACAGACCGCTGCTGGGATGGGAGTTGGGGGGGTTCCCAGCAGTGTAGAGAGAGCAGGGGTGGGGAGCGGCCCTGGGGGGGGCAATACGGGCTCCTTCCTGGGCTCTCTATTCGGCAGCAAACGCGCCAAACCGCCAAGTCCCCTTATACCACCGGGGCCACCCTACCCCGCCCCTGTCCCCCCACCCACTACGGGAGGGCCCCCTCCTCACTCCCCATCATCTCTGTGCCAGTCAGAGGGGGGCCCTTCCAAGATCCAGGCCCTGCATGCTCAGTACTGCCACACGGCCGTCGTGCAGCCCCCTCCCccctactaccatcaccatcGCTACCACGTCCAAGCTGGCCCTCCTCTCTTGCCAGGCGGGGGCGTGCCCCCTCATATCCTTCAGAGAGGGCCGCTCCCCTGTCGCCCTCCTTTTGGCCCCCCTCACGCCCAGCTCCAGCAGCTGGCCCATCTCTCCCAGTTTTCCCAGCATGGCATGCAGGGTCGCTACGGCAACATAGCAGTGGGCTGTCCTCCCCCCCTTTCTCCTCACTCCCAACATTCCCAGAACCCCCAGTTCGCCCTGTACCACACGCAGACCCCACAATCTATCAGGGGGTGCGCTGTGCCAAGCAAACCTCCTCTGACTTTGTCTCACTCCCACCCGCACCCCCACGCACACTCCCACACCCACCCCGGGCACCCACTCAGTGCCGCGCCACACCCCACCGCCCACCCACATCAGTCTCACTTCATTTTTGGCACGCTGCCCCACCAACATCAGCACCAGCAGCCGCCCGCCTCCGTCAACGCCCATCACGCTACGTCCGCCGCCCAGTATCAGCCCCagtaccctcctctctcttccatcccccctccccccccccactcccctttACCCCCCCCTTCTATCCCCCTTACCCCTCTTACGCCTCACCCCCCCCAGCACCCCGGGCAGCCTCAGCAGGGACCCCAGGTGACGGGGGCTGGGGCGACTGGCACAGGGGTCAGCTCCAAATCCAAACCTATCAACCGGATCAGCACGGTAGTGTGA
- the LOC139557500 gene encoding IQ motif and SEC7 domain-containing protein 1-like isoform X2 has product MRSSRRSFLLRRSNFCIVEAETRCVEPPGPHIDGPYSQTTAYLRGTERYSDNSRCPGPPGPRGLPCVAPPSSASLAWALRTRHQPASLALRKQEEEENKRCKASLSDSYELSTDLQDKKVEMLERKYGGSFVSRRAARTIQTAFRQYRMNKNFERLRNSASESRMTRRIILSNMRLQYSFDDRQAQQQGAGTQTNFTHSVGIGPPHSPDTERTGDYTHLEDSFSKQVKSLADSIDDALTCRGGRDDSQEGSREGGGISDDFGECVWSSSSNPSSRRGLGERSRGGGGGLSMHGDSTATSYSDVTLYMDDCMPSSPLSLDRAPSSTDTEYWGPRGGVGGREDSRDTEGGGSSNSRRSTPCTECRDYRLRGAHLPLLTIEPPSDSSVDTSDRSDRGSLSRQIYEQEPAGGAGSPQGTLKHSPNTPRPVSTAAAQGQTRAPDRGPPLPTHIPHHVAHHHHHHPHHHQYPDTPSSSSSPQQPPTTPLSSSSSAALPPGGLEQPCLSDGDNDSLNSTTNSNETVNCSSGSSSQDSLREPLPPLGKQTYQRESRHSWDSPPFNNDVVQRRQYRIGLNLFNKKPEKGIQYLIERGFVSDTPVGIARFILERKGLSRQMIGEFLGNRQKQFNKDVLDCVVDEMDFSGMDLDDALRKFQAQIRVQGEAQKVERLIEAFSQRYCVCNPTLVRQFQNPDTIFILAFAIILLNTDMYSPNVKAERKMKIEDFIKNLRGVDNGQDIPRDLLVGIYQRIQKWELRTNDDHVSQVQAVERVIVGKKPVMSLPHRRLVCCCQLYEVPDPNRPQRTGVHQREVFLFNDLLVVTKIFQKKKTSVTYSFRQSFPLVEMQVHMFQNSYYLHGIRLTSAVLGGDSKVLIVFMAPSQQDRTRFVSDLRESIAEVQEMEKYRVESELEKQKGVMRTGLLTGLVGGGVGVKGEVVNGTLGRPSLDDNYSAGEGLKRSALSSSLRDLSDGGKRGRSNSVGSLDSTMEGSIISSPRPHQCYPVPGVVPGCYPTEDYRPHRPILSPGTGVGGGPGQQQTAAGMGVGGVPSSVERAGVGSGPGGGNTGSFLGSLFGSKRAKPPSPLIPPGPPYPAPVPPPTTGGPPPHSPSSLCQSEGGPSKIQALHAQYCHTAVVQPPPPYYHHHRYHVQAGPPLLPGGGVPPHILQRGPLPCRPPFGPPHAQLQQLAHLSQFSQHGMQGRYGNIAVGCPPPLSPHSQHSQNPQFALYHTQTPQSIRGCAVPSKPPLTLSHSHPHPHAHSHTHPGHPLSAAPHPTAHPHQSHFIFGTLPHQHQHQQPPASVNAHHATSAAQYQPQYPPLSSIPPPPPHSPLPPPSIPLTPLTPHPPQHPGQPQQGPQVTGAGATGTGVSSKSKPINRISTVV; this is encoded by the exons ATGAGATCCAGCAGGAGAAGTTTCCTGCTACGCCGGTCTAATTTCTGCAT TGTGGAAGCAGAAACCCGATGTGTGGAGCCGCCAGGGCCCCACATAGACGGCCCTTACAGCCAGACCACAGCGTACCTGCGTGGCACCGAGCGCTACAGTGACAACAGCAGGTGTCCTGGTCCTCCAGGCCCCCGGGGGCTTCCGTGTGTGGCGCCTCCAAGCTCGGCCAGCCTTGCCTGGGCACTGCGAACACGTCATCAGCCTGCCAGTCTGGCCCTCCGCAagcaagaggaggaggagaacaagagGTGCAAGGCCAGTCTGTCTGACAGCTATGAGCTCTCCACAGACCTACAGGACAAGAAG gtGGAGATGTTGGAGAGAAAGTACGGTGGCTCCTTCGTGAGCCGCAGAGCAGCCCGGACCATCCAGACGGCCTTCCGCCAGTACCGTATGAACAAGAACTTTGAGCGCCTCCGCAACTCGGCGTCCGAGAGCCGCATGACGCGACGCATCATTCTGTCCAACATGCGGCTGCAGTACTCATTTGACGACCGCCAGGCGCAGCAGCAGGGGGCCGGAACACAGACAAACTTCACACACAGTGTGGGTATCGGCCCTCCTCATTCACCTGACACAGAGCGGACAGGAGACTACACACACCTAGAAGACTccttctccaaacag GTAAAGTCCCTGGCTGACTCAATAGATGACGCCCTGACCTGCCGTGGAGGGCGGGATGACTCCCAAGAGGGTAGCAGGGAGGGCGGAGGCATCAGTGATGACTTTGGGGAGTGTGTGTGGAGCAGCAGCAGTAACCCCTCATCCCGCAGAGGCCTGGGTGAGAGATcccgaggaggtggaggaggcctCAGCATGCATGGAGACAGCACAGCCACCTCCTACAGTGATGTCACTCTATATATGGATGACTGCATGCCCTCCTCGCCCCTGTCTCTGGACCGGGCCCCCAGCAGCACAGACACAGAGTACTGGGGCCCCAGGGGAGGCGTGGGGGGCCGTGAGGACAGCAGGGATACTGAGGGAGGGGGTAGTAGTAACAGCCGTCGCAGCACCCCCTGCACGGAGTGTCGAGACTACCGTCTAAGGGGCGCCCACCTGCCTCTGCTCACCATCGAGCCCCCCAGCGACAGCTCCGTGGACACTAGCGACCGTTCAGACCGTGGCTCCCTCAGCAGACAGATCTATGAGCAGGAGCCAGCAGGAGGagcaggctctcctcagggaacCCTGAAACACTCCCCTAACACTCCCCGCCCTGTCTCCACAGCAGCAGCGCAGGGCCAGACCCGGGCCCCTGACCGGGGCCCCCCCCTGCCCACTCACATCCCCCATCACGTGgcacaccaccatcaccaccaccctcaCCACCACCAGTACCCAGACACCCCCTCGTCCTCGTCCTCCCCCCAGCagccccccaccacccccctgtcctcctcctcctctgctgcGCTGCCCCCTGGTGGCCTAGAGCAGCCCTGTCTGTCTGACGGGGACAACGACTCTCTCAACTCCACCACCAACTCCAACGAAACGGTGAACTGCAGCTCTGGCTCCTCGTCTCAGGACAGCTTGAGGGAGCCCCTACCCCCTCTGGGAAAGCAGACCTACcagagagagagtagacacaGCTGGGACTCACCGCCATTCAACAACGACGTAGTGCAAAGACGCCAGTACCGCATCGGACTCAACCTATTCAACAA GAAGCCAGAGAAAGGGATCCAGTACCTGATCGAGAGAGGCTTTGTGTCCGACACTCCGGTTGGGATCGCTCGCTTCATCCTGGAGAGGAAGGGCCTGAGCAGACAGATGATTGGAGAATTCCTTGGTAACCGGCAAAAACAGTTCAACAAGGACGTACTGGA TTGTGTGGTGGACGAGATGGATTTCTCTGGGATGGATCTGGACGATGCTCTGAGGAAGTTCCAGGCCCAGATCAGAGTTCAAGGAGAAGCCCAGAAAGTAGAGAGGCTCATAGAGGCTTTCAG TCAGCGGTACTGTGTGTGTAACCCAACGCTGGTCCGCCAGTTCCAGAACCCAGACACAATCTTCATCCTGGCCTTCGCCATCATCCTCCTCAACACGGATATGTACAGCCCCAACGTTAaggcagagaggaagatgaagatagAGGACTTCATCAAGAACCTCAGAG GAGTGGACAATGGCCAGGACATTCCCAGGGATCTGTTGGTTGGGATCTACCAGCGCATCCAGAAGTGGGAGCTAAGGACCAATGATGACCACGTGTCCCAAGTGCAGGCAGTGGAGAGAGTCATAGTAGGCAAAAAGCCT gtGATGTCTCTGCCACACCGCAGGCTGGTATGCTGCTGTCAGCTCTATGAGGTGCCTGACCCCAACCGACCCCAGAGGACAGGAGTTCACCAACGGGAGGTCTTCCTGTTCAATGACCTGCTGGTG GTGACTAAGATTTTCCAGAAGAAGAAGACTTCCGTGACGTACAGTTTCAGACAGTCCTTCCCTCTAGTGGAGATGCAAGTCCACATGTTCCAGAACTCCT ACTACCTCCACGGTATCCGTCTGACCTCAGCAGTGTTGGGTGGGGACAGTAAGGTCCTTATCGTGTTCATGGCTCCCAGTCAGCAGGACCGCACCCGCTTTGTCAGTGACCTGAGAGAGAGTATAGCTGAGGTGCAGGAGATGGAGAAGTACAGAGTAGAGT CTGAGTTGGAGAAGCAGAAAGGGGTGATGAGGACTGGCCTGCTGACCGGCTTGGTCGGAGGCGGAGTGGGGGTGAAGGGTGAGGTGGTGAACGGCACCCTGGGAAGGCCCAGTCTAGATGACAACTACTCTGCGGGAGAGGGACTGAAACGCTCCGCGCTCAGCTCATCTCTCAGAGACCTATCAGAcggag GGAAACGTGGTCGCAGTAACAGTGTTGGCTCCCTCGACAGTACCATGGAA GGTTCCATCATTAGCAGCCCCCGGCCCCACCAGTGTTACCCGGTTCCGGGCGTGGTCCCAGGCTGCTACCCTACAGAAGACTACCGGCCGCATCGCCCCATCCTGAGCCCCGGaacgggggtggggggtgggccgGGGCAACAACAGACCGCTGCTGGGATGGGAGTTGGGGGGGTTCCCAGCAGTGTAGAGAGAGCAGGGGTGGGGAGCGGCCCTGGGGGGGGCAATACGGGCTCCTTCCTGGGCTCTCTATTCGGCAGCAAACGCGCCAAACCGCCAAGTCCCCTTATACCACCGGGGCCACCCTACCCCGCCCCTGTCCCCCCACCCACTACGGGAGGGCCCCCTCCTCACTCCCCATCATCTCTGTGCCAGTCAGAGGGGGGCCCTTCCAAGATCCAGGCCCTGCATGCTCAGTACTGCCACACGGCCGTCGTGCAGCCCCCTCCCccctactaccatcaccatcGCTACCACGTCCAAGCTGGCCCTCCTCTCTTGCCAGGCGGGGGCGTGCCCCCTCATATCCTTCAGAGAGGGCCGCTCCCCTGTCGCCCTCCTTTTGGCCCCCCTCACGCCCAGCTCCAGCAGCTGGCCCATCTCTCCCAGTTTTCCCAGCATGGCATGCAGGGTCGCTACGGCAACATAGCAGTGGGCTGTCCTCCCCCCCTTTCTCCTCACTCCCAACATTCCCAGAACCCCCAGTTCGCCCTGTACCACACGCAGACCCCACAATCTATCAGGGGGTGCGCTGTGCCAAGCAAACCTCCTCTGACTTTGTCTCACTCCCACCCGCACCCCCACGCACACTCCCACACCCACCCCGGGCACCCACTCAGTGCCGCGCCACACCCCACCGCCCACCCACATCAGTCTCACTTCATTTTTGGCACGCTGCCCCACCAACATCAGCACCAGCAGCCGCCCGCCTCCGTCAACGCCCATCACGCTACGTCCGCCGCCCAGTATCAGCCCCagtaccctcctctctcttccatcccccctccccccccccactcccctttACCCCCCCCTTCTATCCCCCTTACCCCTCTTACGCCTCACCCCCCCCAGCACCCCGGGCAGCCTCAGCAGGGACCCCAGGTGACGGGGGCTGGGGCGACTGGCACAGGGGTCAGCTCCAAATCCAAACCTATCAACCGGATCAGCACGGTAGTGTGA